Below is a window of Populus trichocarpa isolate Nisqually-1 chromosome 3, P.trichocarpa_v4.1, whole genome shotgun sequence DNA.
TTTCGATTCCTCTTGTAAGTAATTGAAGGAGGGTGATTACCTCTACCAGGCCTTTTGCCCCCATACATTTTGTTACAAATCTTTCAAGACTTCCCTCGAAAAAGCAGACAGTACAACATCACTATCTTGAATGCAACAGCAACTGCAAACACAAAGATTGAGTTTCAAATCTAAACAACACACAAACACCTGAAATCCCAAGTAATTCACGTAATTATGCAAAACccaaaatcctttcaaaaaggAGATTGACTGAGACTAATAGCAAAACCCACCTGCTGCAATGGAATGCAAAATTGAACAAATGTAGTCCCAATTCCAAAAAAGTAAGCTTTTTTACATGGCAGCTTCTAAAGGTAACTAAAACCCagttcacaaaaacaaaaagtgaGACCATTCTTATTTGGGTTAGAGCTTTCACATTATCCAAAcagaatataaataaaaaggtcaAACATTTATAAGAGTTTAAGGAGTTTTAGAGAAAGCTCAGACCTTGATGAGTTTGACTTTTCTTCTAGCAGAAAGTAGCAGTATCTGAGATTTGTTTCTTGAATCATTTTctgcataaatatttttgaaggaAGGAAAACTTGGGGTTTTTACGagggtttttactttttatttaaatttgtgatATCATTTTTAAGCATAAATTCTATCAAATCGTTGCTTTACCATTATGCAGTGATGGGCCACCGTACAGATTCTTGCCTGTTTGAAATTGGATGTTGGGACTATGTTCAATGGGCCGAGACGATACTGCGAGGACCCTCTCGTAAATAAGTAATGCAATTcgttcccaaatttattttttccaatactATCAAGTATCAATCATCGATCATTGATATGATAATGGATCCGATGGAGCACTCCTCTCATCAAGCAGTAGATATTattctaagaaataaaatttctaattgttttttcccTTAGAAATACCATTGTTGAACATGATGGTTCCATCAATGAATTTATGTGGTCCATCCAAAATATTTGGCTAAGTCCccaataatctttaaaattttattgtgatGAAGATAGATCACTGTAAAATCCCTGATTAAAAAAcggtttaaaaattaaagtaaaaaacatcTATTCATCTTTTTCATCCTTGTTATAACTTgcattcttgaaattttgtcaTAAATGGTGCAATATTAGCcaaaaaagacaatgaatatGCATGATTCATAAACTGTCCAACAATTAACAATGAATATGCATGATTCAAAAAAGACAATgacattatgaattttaatcCAAAGTTCATAAATCTCTTTTCAGTTTTCTCAATATctctagatttatttttgaagatcaTTCTCTCCATTAcctatcatatttattttttattatttttatttcttttcaccggagtttcttttaattgtcgATGACCTGATGTTCATGCAAGAGTTTACAAACAATATAATAGCAACCACCAATTACAGGAAGACAATGAATTATCAGTGTCATTCACGGATGTCTGTGATAATTAATACATGTCagcaatgaaaaacaaatactatcAAGCATCAAACATTAATTCTAATaatattcttctttttaatttttctttttcaattaaaaatcggATAATGTGTTCATTTGTGGAGAACTAAGAGGGGCTAAAACAACTCAGAGTAGGTAGGGTTCTTCTTCACAGTTTTTGACCGATACCTCTTGGTAGAGCTGTTGCTCAATACCATTGGATTTTATCGTTCTCTCATACTACAAAACTACAACATagaaaattataatcataaaaattaccTCAATCAAATGTTATAAGAGATATAgcacaaaataaagaaagcaaCGATAATGATGACAATACTGCAATGCAGGCCTACACTATGCCATGGGGGGTAATCCAAATCATATGCATCTTTTGTGTTGAGGAAGTAGTAGGGAATTGCTCAAAACAAGCGGTCTCCAAGTTATAGACACCTGCATCATATCTTATTTGCTTATTCTTGCAGCCCTTTGCATTGACAGATTGATCCGTGTAATAGATGCAATTTCCCTTTAAGCTCGATGCCTCTGACTCTGGTAAAGTAAATGGTTGCATATGCGTTGGTCCCAGAAATAAGGCATAATCACCCAAACTCCTGACTTGATGTTTATCCCAATCATAGTCAAtaactttttcatgtttatccCGATAATAGGAATCGGAATCCAGTTTGTACAGTAGGAACTGTGAGGTTAGTGCAGGTTGATCACCTCCGTCCTTTCTGCGCACCACAATCAACAACTCGCCTTGTGCTTCCACCAAGTATAGATGCTCGAACGTTTTGAAACTGGAATTCCGAGTGCGTGGAACACTGTTTATCAATTCATTGATACATAGATCAGACCCGTCGAAATTACAGACGAATAACTTCTTAGTTACATGCAACACATAGAACCGGTCGTGGCAATAAACCGCGTCCAAATAACCCTCGTGGTCAATTGAAGAATGTCCAAATCCAATGCTTCTCCACTCTCTGTTCCCCAATTTGCAATAAGCAATCTGACCATAATTATAAATGGCCAAGACCAAGCATGAATTTGATTCTGAGGGGTTTGGACAACAAGATAAAACAACTTTCTCAATAGAGCATGATCTAGGATACCATGATGGAACACCGTCTGTGCCATAAGGAGGGAGTGTGGACACATCAGGAAGTTCGAATTTTTCACCCGAGACAGGATTCAGGACAAGCATgtccttgtttattttattggtgaATGCTTCCTCTTTTCTGTCCTCCAAGATCAACCACCCTCGATAAGACCCGCAATATTTACCAGCTAGCGGGATTGTTAGCATTAGCGGTTTGTTAGGGGCAGGGCTATCTTGGTTATCATCCTTGTTGAAGATTTGTTTCAGAGGCAAGAATTGGTGTGTCTTGGAGGACCTCTTGAGGCTACCAGGAGGTAGTATAAGACCTGGAAGTTGCTGAATCGCTAAGTTATTGCAATCTTGAGGAAGGTTATAGCACTCAGCCATTCTGGTTGCTGCGGCAATTTGTGCTCCAAGAAGAGACTAACTAGTGAAAAGTATAATGTGATAGAGCAGCTACACACAAGGTCGGCCTCTTACGTATATAAAACCAGAGACTTCATGATTCCGTAGTTAAATCGGATGACTTCTTATTTTCCGAAGCCTGGTTCCTTAAGGATTGTCGAACGTGCTCAACCGTTAGGATATCTGTCCGAGCTAGCCCATTCTTCAACTTTCCTGTTCAAGGAGTCGGCTTGTCGGattacttaatattaaaaagaaggataattattttaatacagtGGAAGAAAACGGGAACTTTGTATTCAGTGGACTTTTAcactatatttataattcttttcctACGTGCTTAGGAATTCAGGTTCCTTTTTTAATTAGGAATCTAACCCGCGACctcccatttaaaaaaaaaaaggaaaaaaagaatgaggaacaTCTCTATAGATAATAATagtatttgttgtttttcttttttatgttagagaataatataaatcatattctggaacctcacctaacagcttaagctattggattgaAATGGTTtcttgacatggtatcagagcattgatgaccaagcggtcacgagttcgaatctcaccatccttatttatttgataaaaaaaattaagcacaagataatatgggtctgtacaagtttcaagcccaaagggctttcacttgagggagtgtgttagagaataatataaattatatcctgaaacctcacctaacaacttaagttattgagttgagatggttcatTGACACTTTATATGTTCTCTCCGCCATTGAAGCAGTCACAGAAACAAAAACTACAGAAAagggaagcaaaaaaaaaaaaaaaaaaattgtgatgttATAGAGTTACAATGGTGAAACCTAAATGGGTTACCATTGCCTATATACAAGCACAAACACTCCCACGAGATAAATGGAAGTAATTGTTGGTAATAATAATCATTACAAGTTAGAATCACATTCTGCTAAGGTTAAGCTTCAATCATTCTACCATCTAAAACTCCTTCACTTTTAGTGCCATTGTTTCACCGGCTTGGTTGCAGAGAAACTGCTTGCAGGAGGTTTCCTGGCTGCTGACATacctttccaggaaaaaaaaagcggAGGGTGAATCAACAGAGATTATTAAAAGCATAGGGCACCATTGTAAGTGAAGGGTAATAGCTGCAAGTATTAGTGTTAGCAGTAATAGCATACCAACATGCCCTGCAAGATAAGGGACTACAGATGGAGATCAATGGTTCAGTATGAAAAGTAATTAAACATACGTACTTGATGAAGCCTTAGATGCAGAGCTGATAGTCGTTGACAGACGAGGTAATCTTGTTTGTGCCAGCTTTTGTGAAGGCTTAGGAAGCCTAGATACGAAACTCGGTCTGCTCAAAACAGCAAAATTTATCAGGCTTTGGATTCAATGCAAGAAAGTGGTATAACTCTGATTAAAATCCTAGGCCTCGAGAACACCCATACAGAAACTCCTTCAAAGAGGAGGAAAGGACAGAACGTGAGTGATAAAATTTACCAGTAAAGAGATGTAGCAGCAGCACTTTGCACAGGAAAgctatataacaaaataaaaatttaccttATTTTtgtatgccttttattttacgCTGAAGATACCAAACTAATGATGACTTCCCATCCCATATACTTTAGGGAATAAATTTAGTTGAATAACAGTAAAAATGCAGGTACAACAGCGCTGAAGATATGTGTAGGATATGATAGTAGGTCATTTTAAAACTGAGCAATAACTTCTAAAGATATACCTTAGTTTTAGTATAATTTAGAAAGTTTGTGAAAACCGAAGcaatttataatatcaaaatcgTTTCACAACTTTTACACTGCAATTTTACTTGGGTGATAAAACTGAGTGCCAGTCAGGTTGTAGTATCGCAGAGACAAGAAGCTGTCTGacccaaacaaaaaagattgtAGAACATTCAAATTTCTCAATAATATGAAGCATACTCACTTCTTGTTCGCAGCCTTCCTGGCTGGTTTTGCAGCTTCAACCGGTTTTGCAACTTCAACTGGTTTTGTAGCTTCAGATGGTTTAGATTCAGGGAAAAGAGTGAACTCTACTGCACTACCCAGAGAGCCTTCAGTTTCAGCTCTTGAAAGACAACCATCAGATATGTCACTTAATCGCTCATCAGAATCTGCATCTCCAAAGCCCAAGAGATCAAGGTCTTCTTTATCTTTATGAGACAAACATGTTCCGACAAAATTTGGCCGAGAGACAAATTCTTTCTTGAGTGTCAAGTCATCCTTTGACTTTGACTGTGGAagcaacatttttttatgttgaaagttATCCATTGACTGTGCAGAACCAGCTTCAGAGCGTCTTTCACTGTGCTCTGAGCAGTTGTCTGTATCAGAAGATGCTTTCTCAAAAAGTCTTGAACCTTTCCTTCCTGAGAGCCTAGGGCTATGTAGTGCAGTCCCATTTGAATATCTTCTTGGAGAAGAAGAATCATACCCATGTGAATTCATACCACACTTCACACCATTGACATTCGCCTTGAGCTGCTGCAACCGCTCAATCACTTCATCTTTCCTTGAAATTGTGTCTTTGAGGAACGCAACCTGCAAGATTGACTTTGAATATAACACAACAAATGGACTCAAAATATTCAATGCTaaccataaaaatttgaaaacaggtagattctattgaattttgaaaGGAACTCCAATTCTGTCGAGCAACAGAGCTTTATGAAACGAATGACATTGGCACTGGAACAATAATCTTCTCATTCTCACCCCTATCCACTTGAATGTCTGTACCATAAGAAATTGAAgaggccaaaaaaaaaattggtttaaaaTGGCAGCCACTCCATCACGTCAGGAAAATGTAATGAATAAGGTTCAAGTCAAGCAGGCCTATGCTAGTCCAGGGATTTCCCTTTCATATTTACATGTGCCTGTTTACATGGCTGACATTGATCAATCGTGAGTTATGCCTATCCTTGGAGGCTACTAAAATTCATACATTAACTTTATGAGTATTGACGAAAGAAGAAGTTCACCTGCTCCATAAGTTCTCTTGTATTTCTTCCCTCTTTATTGCTCTTTGCAGCACCCAACTCAATCCCTGAAACCCTCTCAGCAAACTTCAAAGTACTTACAGTTTCAGAATAGGAATCTACGTCAGGATTAAGCTGCACAAACATAAGGGTCTTTGCTTGACCGCCTAGAATGTGGAGAGaaatataataagaaagaaaaaaagcaagccATTAGAGCATTTTTCTAAGAATGAGATATAAGACATTGTGAGTCATAAATTATGACAAAGCACTTCAGATGAAAATAGTACCTAACGAACTTTGAAGCACTTGAGTTAGTTTGCTATTTCTGAATGGCACATGCTGACTCTTTTGTGCTAAGGAAAATATTACATCCCCAAGGGCGGATAgtgatttgttaatatgttgTGCTTCCCTCAACCTCTCTCCAATAGCTTCAGATCTATCCACTCTTTCACTACCAGCAAGATCAACCAAATGTAGGTTGCCACGTAAAACAGCACCAGTTTCTAAATCCATGCCATAGACATGAACAGTGAGAACACTGCAAAATAAGAGTTCAGTTAAAACAACTATTTGTGATGATGACCAACGGTTGCAACAATCAACATAAAAGAGACAACCTGTGGGATCTACTACTTCTTTCATTTAGAACTGTAGCACCCACTGCACGGTTCATTAAGCCAATGTTCATTAATTCTAACACATCTGCAGTTGATGTAACCGCATGCATGCTGGCATCAGGGACAGCCAAACCATTTGGTTGGGTTGTGCTCCAAATCCCAAGTGTGTGCAAGTTAAGAGAGAGACAAATATTTTAACACTAAAACTCTGaactaatcaacaaaaaaatgaccAGAAAGCAAGAATTTGCATTCATAAATCAAAAAAGAACCAGAAAGGATCACAGAATCAATCCAAAAAAGCTATGGAGTTAAATCTCCAATCATGAAATATATAACCaagaacaaataacaaaattgaaaagaataaacatGAAGGATATCTTTTGTGAGGACCATCACTTGAGAGTAAATCACGAACTTGCTCATTGTAAATTTCAACCATTTGAACTCCAACTTCATATGAGATGGAGCTTTTCCTGTGCTGAGAGATCTGGAAAAGATCATGCAGTGCTCGGTAATTGACCCCCCAATCTTCTTGTGATGTTATATTAGGCCCACTCTAGAGGAAAGATACAAGCAGAAGTAAAATTTATAAGCAGCAAAAGGTATATAATAATGTATGTGTTTAGGTGAGGAAAAATAGATAATCATACCATTGTATAGGTCTTTCCTGAGCCCGTTTGACCATATGCAAATATACATACATTGTATCCATCAAGGACAGACCGAATTAGTGGTTGGGTATCTAAAAACACCTCCTCTGCCATCACAAGTTCATGAGAACATAAAGCTAGGAGTCATATACAATCTCTAAAATACAACTATGTGCAACTGAATTCAGCGTTACAACCActtaaagtttttatatataaaaaaaggaaaaaataaagtgaaatcaatcttcaattaaaaaaaaatgaagaaagaaagaacaaaaaagaaaaactctaaCCTTGAGTAGCTGCTGGGCCAAAAACCTTGTTAAATTTGAAGAGCCTATGACTGTCTTTTCCTTGTTTTGAGGGATTCGAAATAACCAATTCACCATTTTCTCCAATATATTCTACTGTTGTTCGCTTCTTAGATTGTCCAGGAAGGAATGGCCTTATTCGACAATACACTCTAATATTGCCTATGGTCAGATGACAGACAAGTATAAGCTACAAGAAAATGCACGATAACATTTCTTATGATATCAGCAAAAGCAACACAAGGTCACAAGCATACCAAGCATGCAATACAGGGAAGTGTACCTTTCAAATCCTGAACCTCATTGTACAATCTTCGATTTTCTGCAAGAACAGAATGATAATTTGCAGCAGCGTCAACTAGTCCTTTAAGCTTCACGCCtgtttgagattaaaaaaagaaaaaaaaaagaagcacgcACAACATGAGAAAATGCCAGATAAATCGCAGAAATGacgtgttgatattaaaataaagaacaaaagatGAATTACGAAAAAACAACACTAAACTAAACTACAGCAGAAAATCAATCCTACCCAGGAAATTAAATTCCTCAGCGTAACTCCTTTTGGTCTTCAAGATCTCGTGTTTTAGAAAGTCAGAAGCTCCCCTTAATTCCTAGCAGTAAAAGCATGATTTAATATTGTTGCAAAATCGACAGAGGCTCACTTAAGAACAAGTGAGTAAGGCAAACCTGTAAAGCTCTAGATTGATAATCTATGAAGCTTTTATAGGTGCCCTCTTTGCTTTTCCACCTCTGATATTTAGATTCAGAAAATGACTCGAGCTCCTTCACCCTCTCCTTTGATTCtgttaaaaaacatttgaattcCATTAATTTCTTCTCCAATTGAACTTTAGTTTCCTCAGCCCGCATTTGCAATAGCAAGCAGTGCTCTTCATGCGCCGTCTTGGCTATTTCTAGTTCATGTTTCAGCGTGGAGTTCTCAATATCACTGTGGATTCTCTCTTGCCTTGTTCTAAGTAGTTCCTGCTCTtcaagctttttctttttctctattttagtTTTCTCAATCTGCAACAAAAAAAGGAGAGGGCTGAAGAGAACAAACAATTTAACACAGATATTATGACATCTTTGCAGGTGTTCTTTCATATCagttatgaaaaataacaatgattACTATCTGCcttttctaaagaatttaaaaatctcGTCATCATCCaccagcaataaaaaaaaaattgttcatcaaTGAAGCATATGGAAAGCCTCCTCGGTTATGTATAAGACGTATATTATAAGAAGACTACACAAAACGAATTAAAAAACCTATTATGCACATCACCcactaagaaaaattaaaatacatcttAATCAAAATCGTAGTTCCATCAAACCTGCAAAATCTGGGGCTGTAATATTTCAACCTTGGTTGAAGGCAAAAATAGCTTAAGTGGTACCAATATACAATTCTATAATTGAGGAACTCGGGGTTCTTGGCCATATTCACTCCAACATCAATGCCAGGAGTTcaatgaatttcttttctttttctccccttCTTTTGAAGTGGACATATCCATAACTTCAATGACAAAAGATGCATGCTGATTATGTTGCATTTGCCCAAAGGCACCAAAAAAATACCCAGACATAGGAAACTAGGAAGCAACAGGAATGGCACGCtacaaaaatattgaataacaaAGTCACACCTTGATTTGTTGCAGCTTTGACAACAAAACCTgcatataaaaggaaaaaaaaaggataaaaatcaattactaaAACGAAATTCAAAAGGGATAAGCAagacaattcaaaattttattcaagATACCTGAATTTCTTCTGTGGTTCCAGCTGCAAGGGTCTCTAGAACTTTTATTCGTGATTGGCACTTTCCCAAGTGAACCTCATAAAGATTGTTTAGCTGCAAGTATGCAACAACATGATCATCAATATGCACGAGCAGTGTACAATATATTATACATCAATGTAATCTAGAAGACAATTCCATGAAACATTACATCTTTCAAGTTCACTGCTTGGGTTGAAACCCGATGTTCAATAACTTGCACAACTTTCTTCAATATAAGAGCCATCTGccatccaaaacataaaaagacatcaggtaaagaaacaaaagagagaaaactccataaaaattattgattaaaaaatatatcatttcaaGCATGCATTAGACGTATAATGTCTATGCATCCTCTGATTAACATACATGATGGACATGCCCATTCTTTCTTTCAATGTTTTCTTCCAGAATTCTGTTCACTAAGCTGAACAATGTTCGAGTAGAGGCATTCTGCTAAAaaagaatgggaaaaaaatgaattagagCAGCATCACTTCAAGTTAGCTTTCTTAATTGATCATCAAACAAACACAATATATCAGGAACTTACATCGAACCCATTTGATTTCATCAATTCCAAGATATTGGAATCTGAAAGATCAGCATAGGACCCTTGCTTTTGTTGGAACATCTCAGATAACTTGTGTGCAGCATCATGCGCCAAAGCAGCAGACTCTAAATATGAAAGCACcagaataaaaagaataagaaaatagcACATACAAACTTCTATAAATATGTAATATGTTCAGAGGAGGAAGGGGGATGGGAGAGGGGGGATAATGTTCCATTCAAGAATGATAATGGATTGAGCAGCCAAAGGCTGCCGGTTCCTAAAGTAGGGCACTGCTGGGAAAACAGCCCCCAACATGAACCAAGATTAGGTTTCATATTAAGCCCTTCCATAGCTGCCCCATATAAGATCAAAATAACCCTAATCAAGTGCAGAGAAGTCAAGAATGATAATGGATTGTGCAGCCAAAGGCTGCCAGTTCCTAAAGTAGGACACTGCTGGGACAACAGCCCCCACCATGAACCAAGATCAGGTTTCATATTATGCCCTTCCATGGCTTCCCCGTATAAGATCACAATAACCCCAATCAAATGCAGAGAAGTCAGTCTGGGtcattcaaaacaagataaattcTCATTCAGAAGCAAACATGAACTTGTCAAGCGAATCTAATCATGCGTGTAATTGGAAAGTTGCAATTCCAACCCATACAAGTATAGCTTCTGTTTCATACAAACCTGAAGAGATAGAATCATCCAAGCTGCTTCCATATTTGTTCTCAAAAGAATCTTGTTGCCTCTCGTCTCCATTTATGGCAGGGTTTTCATCGCATGTTGCTGTGTACACTAGCGAGTTAGTGATTCCCTCTGAAAATTCTACCTTCGGTAGATTCCATCTTCTTCTTAGATGTTCACGGATGCTTTCTTTCCCACCAGTAAACTCAAAATGAGTTTTAAGTGTCCCAAGGCACTGCAGAACCGGTTCCATGTATCCCTGCAAAGCATCTCAAATTATCTGTTTCAGAAAATTTTTATAACAGACAAAGACATAAAAACTGGTAACAGAATGTCCAGTTTTTCAATGCCAAATGCAGAGGCAAGTTGTATTGGAAAAGTTCATAAAAAGCCCAAGACCAAATAAACATTTCCATACcttaaactttatatttaagttaaaaaccaaaacaagagCCAGCCCTGCTGGATTTATGATGAAGCACGATCgtttaaaaagctaaatttttcaTGACAATGTACCCAATGTATGAACTAGGTTTAGGAGACTCTCAAAACTGTCCCTTCCAAGACCCACTTCACTGAAAGCTGCCCAGGAAATGGCCTTTTAATAGACCTAGCGTGTCAACACATGACCATTTTAATCATATTGTCCTTGGAGTACAGACCTATTGTCACGTTGGCTCCACCTTCTTTTTAAGTTTGAATCCCCAAATCACGTGAATGATACGTAGCCGAATCAAAATTAGACTAAAATGCAAACCACAATtgctttgattgaaaaaattcaCATACCTCCTGTATGTCAGCAAGTACAAACCTAGGCAATGCAATTTCATCCATCGCTGCTAAAAACTTTCGGATATTTTCTGGTCCAGGTTTAGAATTGCCTCTCTAAAGCAGAAACAACAAATCCAGTTTCCTTTTAGAAAAATCCCataccaaaaaaaggaaaaggtacaAGAACCAAGCAACAGAAACACCAATAAGAAAGTAATCCAACCATTTCAACTAAACCAGGACAGAGCTTGTCCAGAATGTTACACAAGACAGTGCCATCAATCAAGTATGCTCTCAGTTTCTCCTCCGACGCATCCGTTGGCAAATTTAAATGAGGTAGCGAACGGTTTAACCACTCAATCACTGATTGAATATTAACTGCAACCAAGTCAAAgttctcaaataaaacacataATCATAAAcgagaaaaaacaaagcagcACGCATTTTTGCGTGTTCCTCACCATCAGCATGAGCTCCATTTGAGCTGTCATATCTCCCATTTTCGCTCAAGCTCCTTTCTGGCGAAGCACTCATGTTTCAAAGATCTAGAACTATTTGCTTCTGTCTGTAACTGCGCGAATTAAAAGTCAAAATATTAAC
It encodes the following:
- the LOC7458176 gene encoding kinesin-like protein KIN-14J isoform X4; translation: MSASPERSLSENGRYDSSNGAHADVNIQSVIEWLNRSLPHLNLPTDASEEKLRAYLIDGTVLCNILDKLCPGLVEMRGNSKPGPENIRKFLAAMDEIALPRFVLADIQEGYMEPVLQCLGTLKTHFEFTGGKESIREHLRRRWNLPKVEFSEGITNSLVYTATCDENPAINGDERQQDSFENKYGSSLDDSISSESAALAHDAAHKLSEMFQQKQGSYADLSDSNILELMKSNGFDQNASTRTLFSLVNRILEENIERKNGHVHHMALILKKVVQVIEHRVSTQAVNLKDLNNLYEVHLGKCQSRIKVLETLAAGTTEEIQVLLSKLQQIKIEKTKIEKKKKLEEQELLRTRQERIHSDIENSTLKHELEIAKTAHEEHCLLLQMRAEETKVQLEKKLMEFKCFLTESKERVKELESFSESKYQRWKSKEGTYKSFIDYQSRALQELRGASDFLKHEILKTKRSYAEEFNFLGVKLKGLVDAAANYHSVLAENRRLYNEVQDLKGNIRVYCRIRPFLPGQSKKRTTVEYIGENGELVISNPSKQGKDSHRLFKFNKVFGPAATQEEVFLDTQPLIRSVLDGYNVCIFAYGQTGSGKTYTMSGPNITSQEDWGVNYRALHDLFQISQHRKSSISYEVGVQMVEIYNEQVRDLLSSDGPHKRLGIWSTTQPNGLAVPDASMHAVTSTADVLELMNIGLMNRAVGATVLNERSSRSHSVLTVHVYGMDLETGAVLRGNLHLVDLAGSERVDRSEAIGERLREAQHINKSLSALGDVIFSLAQKSQHVPFRNSKLTQVLQSSLGGQAKTLMFVQLNPDVDSYSETVSTLKFAERVSGIELGAAKSNKEGRNTRELMEQVAFLKDTISRKDEVIERLQQLKANVNGVKCGMNSHGYDSSSPRRYSNGTALHSPRLSGRKGSRLFEKASSDTDNCSEHSERRSEAGSAQSMDNFQHKKMLLPQSKSKDDLTLKKEFVSRPNFVGTCLSHKDKEDLDLLGFGDADSDERLSDISDGCLSRAETEGSLGSAVEFTLFPESKPSEATKPVEVAKPVEAAKPARKAANKNRPSFVSRLPKPSQKLAQTRLPRLSTTISSASKASSSMSAARKPPASSFSATKPVKQWH